In the Sphingomonas sp. LM7 genome, one interval contains:
- a CDS encoding Lrp/AsnC family transcriptional regulator — protein sequence MTVDLDEYDRKILQVLREDGRITVTELAQRIGLSKTPCQQRLKRLIDSRVIIGFTALIDPAKLALDHVAFTEVKLSDTREKALEEFNAAVRRIPEVEECHMIASNFDYLLKVRTADIRKYRIVLGERISSLPHVASTSTYISMETVRETVRS from the coding sequence ATGACAGTCGATCTGGACGAATATGACCGCAAGATCCTCCAGGTGCTGCGCGAGGATGGGCGGATCACCGTGACCGAACTCGCCCAGCGCATTGGCCTGTCCAAGACGCCCTGCCAGCAGCGGCTAAAGCGGTTGATCGATTCGCGCGTCATCATCGGCTTCACCGCGCTGATCGACCCCGCCAAGCTCGCGCTCGACCATGTCGCCTTCACCGAAGTGAAGCTGTCCGACACCCGCGAAAAGGCACTGGAGGAATTCAACGCCGCGGTCCGCCGCATCCCCGAAGTCGAGGAATGCCACATGATCGCGAGCAATTTCGATTATCTGCTCAAGGTCCGCACCGCCGACATCCGAAAATACCGGATCGTGCTGGGAGAGCGCATTTCGAGCCTGCCGCATGTCGCGAGCACCTCGACCTATATCTCGATGGAAACGGTGCGCGAGACCGTGCGCAGCTGA
- a CDS encoding arylsulfatase codes for MKAAFSRRGALLAGAAALVAPGAFAIAQAVRKPNILILYADDLGYGDLSCYGATRLRTPNLDRLAARGTRFENAHSPSATCTPSRYALLTGDYAWRASGTQILPGDAPALIRPGRFTLPAMLKKAGYATGLVGKWHLGLGNGKVDWNGEITPGPLDIGFDYGFFMPATLDRVPNVLIENRRVVNLDPGDPIRVDYHMKVGDEPTGGEHTALLKFRGDPEHSNTIVNGIGRIGYMAGGHAARWNDEELSDVLLGKAVDFVTAQKNGPFFLYYALNEPHVPRAPHPRFAGKSGLGSRGDAILQLDWTVGELVRTLEGLGIADDTLIVFSSDNGPILFDGYEDRAVELADGHKPAGPYRSGKYAIYEGGTRVPMITCWPGHVRAGHVSRAIVDHVDLVASFAALTGQGLPHDGAVDSFDMLAPLLGQSDRGRDHVVEDTKLMVTTGTTVASSGARILALRAGDWKLIRGSVGPHAFHGNAIGTSPRDQLYNLAKDPGERNDLAATLPDRARILAARLDKIERDGRSRP; via the coding sequence GTGAAGGCTGCGTTCAGTCGCCGCGGGGCTCTGCTTGCAGGCGCGGCCGCGTTGGTCGCGCCCGGCGCATTCGCCATCGCTCAAGCTGTGCGCAAGCCCAATATCCTGATCCTCTATGCCGACGATCTCGGCTATGGCGATTTGAGCTGCTATGGTGCGACCCGGCTGCGAACTCCCAATCTCGATCGGCTTGCGGCGCGGGGCACGCGCTTCGAGAATGCGCACTCGCCATCGGCGACCTGCACCCCGTCGCGCTACGCGCTGCTCACCGGTGACTATGCATGGCGCGCATCGGGCACCCAGATCTTGCCGGGCGACGCCCCGGCGCTGATCCGGCCGGGCCGTTTCACGCTTCCCGCAATGCTCAAAAAGGCGGGCTATGCGACCGGGCTGGTCGGCAAATGGCATCTCGGACTCGGCAACGGCAAGGTCGACTGGAATGGCGAGATCACGCCGGGCCCGCTCGACATCGGTTTCGACTATGGCTTCTTCATGCCGGCGACGCTCGACCGCGTGCCCAATGTGCTGATCGAAAACCGGCGCGTGGTGAACCTCGATCCCGGCGATCCAATCCGAGTGGATTATCATATGAAGGTCGGCGACGAGCCGACCGGCGGCGAGCATACTGCATTGCTCAAATTCCGCGGCGATCCCGAGCATTCGAACACGATCGTCAACGGCATCGGCCGTATCGGCTATATGGCCGGCGGCCATGCCGCGCGCTGGAACGATGAAGAGCTCAGCGACGTCCTGCTAGGCAAGGCCGTCGACTTCGTCACCGCGCAGAAGAATGGTCCGTTCTTCCTCTATTACGCGCTCAACGAGCCGCATGTGCCGCGCGCGCCGCATCCGCGCTTTGCGGGAAAATCGGGACTGGGATCGCGCGGCGACGCCATTCTCCAGCTCGACTGGACCGTCGGCGAGCTGGTGCGCACGCTAGAGGGGCTGGGCATCGCCGACGACACCCTGATCGTGTTCAGCAGCGACAACGGCCCGATCCTGTTCGACGGCTATGAGGATCGCGCAGTCGAGCTGGCCGACGGCCACAAGCCCGCGGGCCCCTATCGCAGCGGTAAATACGCGATCTACGAGGGCGGTACGCGCGTGCCGATGATCACCTGTTGGCCGGGGCATGTGCGTGCGGGCCATGTTTCGCGTGCGATCGTCGATCATGTCGATCTCGTCGCTTCGTTCGCTGCGCTGACGGGGCAGGGCCTGCCGCACGACGGCGCGGTGGACAGCTTCGACATGCTCGCGCCGCTGCTCGGGCAGAGCGATCGCGGGCGCGACCATGTAGTCGAGGATACCAAGCTGATGGTCACCACGGGAACCACCGTGGCGAGCAGTGGCGCACGCATCCTCGCGCTGCGCGCCGGCGACTGGAAGCTGATCCGCGGCAGTGTCGGGCCGCATGCATTCCATGGCAACGCGATCGGCACCAGCCCGCGCGACCAGCTCTACAACCTGGCGAAGGATCCCGGCGAGCGGAACGATCTGGCAGCGACGCTGCCCGATCGCGCGCGAATCCTCGCTGCCAGGCTCGACAAGATCGAACGCGACGGCCGCAGCCGTCCCTGA
- a CDS encoding TonB-dependent receptor — translation MDRKAYRLLATTSAFGLIMVTANAAAQEMPAAEPALVESGTEASDDIIVTAIRRSLETAQAIKQDSDQIIDSIVAEDIGKLPDVTAAESLARITGVQVDRSNGEAAGVRVRGLPDLTTTYNGREIFTAEGRSVALQDFPSNSIARIDVYKSGSANLVEAGLAGLVDVRARMPLDFNGDRIAGAVNGVHWYQSQKIGLDTSLLVSKRWSTGIGEIGFLVEGSYADVNFLDSARNASQTILTRNNIPGYIGTALRYPSFVNIDYANADRWRPSVHSALQWRPSDRLEFYLDGLFQGFRGEGQSRNLNIASGQAATLTNIELYPDSNLIRSMTATAGGLPTGAQQATRAKTDTYQFGGGFIWKADRLKVTGDVAWTDSTYSFNAFAFNYTFTTQPTRTFNFDTGMGVGGATVTLSNFDLFNPALYRLTSTSESGNRNHGRDIQARLDAEYALPGFVFDKLQAGIRFNRRTADTYSYSTGVTNAPANQLFSVLPLDFESAQAGFKNDEADSVRTWLTPTRDSILGNADYLRTLTGRAIGRPGWGDPIYTGSEKGYAAYAQAHYSFSLGVPVDGLIGLRAVRTENTINGIARSTISNGAGGSTVVLTPISRDNVYDDFLPNVSLRAKLARDLQARLAFTETRTRPGFGSLNPSLTLGLAPGICSTDPTDIDCIRTASGGNPNLQPIQSKNYDASLEYYFSRSGSITLGAFNRDVIGFINTTLTQVEDPEFGRLNITRPENGGKGRIRGIEAGFRTFLRAPWLPSWTRDFGVLANYTYIDHESELPPTQAVTLPGMQPIAGVSKHLVNLSAFYENRFFSARVAYNHRSSFTSVYSQVADPALPTGAPIPTLPVTEDGRGVLDLSSTLTPVENVTLSFGISNVLGTAATNARQFNAAGDTYPWQTRFLETVYRLGVRFRF, via the coding sequence TTGGATCGTAAGGCATATAGGCTGCTGGCCACGACGTCGGCGTTTGGATTGATCATGGTGACGGCAAATGCCGCGGCCCAGGAGATGCCTGCAGCGGAGCCGGCGCTGGTCGAATCCGGCACCGAAGCATCCGACGACATCATCGTCACTGCGATCCGCCGCAGCCTCGAGACCGCGCAGGCGATCAAGCAGGATTCCGATCAGATCATCGACTCGATCGTCGCCGAGGACATCGGCAAGCTGCCCGACGTGACGGCCGCGGAATCGCTCGCACGCATCACGGGCGTCCAGGTCGATCGCTCGAACGGCGAAGCCGCCGGCGTGCGCGTGCGCGGCCTGCCGGACCTCACCACCACTTATAACGGCCGCGAGATCTTCACCGCCGAGGGCCGCTCGGTCGCGCTGCAGGACTTCCCGTCGAACAGCATCGCCCGGATCGACGTCTACAAGTCGGGCAGCGCCAACCTCGTCGAGGCGGGCCTGGCCGGCCTGGTCGATGTCCGCGCGCGCATGCCGCTCGACTTCAATGGCGACCGCATCGCCGGCGCGGTCAACGGAGTCCACTGGTATCAGTCGCAAAAGATCGGACTCGATACGAGCCTGCTCGTCAGCAAGCGCTGGTCGACCGGAATCGGCGAGATCGGCTTCCTCGTCGAAGGCTCCTATGCCGACGTCAACTTCCTCGATTCCGCGCGCAACGCCAGCCAGACGATCCTCACGCGCAACAACATTCCCGGCTATATCGGGACGGCGCTGCGCTATCCGTCGTTCGTCAACATCGACTATGCCAATGCCGATCGCTGGCGTCCGTCGGTCCATTCGGCGCTGCAATGGCGTCCCAGCGACAGGCTGGAATTCTACCTCGACGGACTGTTCCAGGGCTTCCGCGGCGAGGGCCAGTCACGCAACCTCAACATCGCCAGTGGCCAGGCCGCGACGCTGACCAACATCGAGCTCTATCCCGACAGCAACCTGATCCGCAGCATGACCGCAACTGCCGGCGGCCTGCCGACCGGCGCCCAGCAGGCGACCCGCGCCAAGACCGACACCTATCAGTTCGGCGGCGGCTTCATCTGGAAGGCGGACCGGCTGAAGGTGACCGGTGATGTCGCCTGGACCGACTCGACCTACAGCTTCAACGCCTTCGCGTTCAATTACACCTTCACCACCCAGCCGACCCGGACCTTCAACTTCGACACCGGCATGGGTGTCGGCGGCGCGACCGTGACCCTGTCGAATTTCGACCTGTTCAACCCCGCGCTCTATCGCCTGACCAGCACCTCGGAGAGCGGTAACCGCAATCATGGCCGCGACATCCAGGCGCGTCTCGACGCCGAATATGCCCTGCCCGGCTTCGTTTTTGACAAGCTGCAGGCGGGAATTCGCTTCAACCGCCGCACCGCCGACACCTACAGTTATTCCACCGGCGTCACCAACGCCCCGGCCAACCAGCTCTTCTCGGTCCTTCCGCTCGACTTTGAATCGGCCCAGGCCGGGTTCAAGAACGATGAGGCGGATTCGGTCCGCACCTGGCTGACCCCGACGCGCGACAGCATCCTCGGCAATGCCGATTATCTGCGCACGCTGACCGGCAGGGCCATCGGTCGCCCGGGCTGGGGCGATCCGATCTATACCGGCAGCGAAAAGGGCTACGCAGCGTACGCGCAGGCGCATTATAGTTTCAGTCTGGGCGTGCCGGTGGACGGCCTGATCGGGCTGCGCGCAGTGCGCACCGAGAACACGATCAACGGCATCGCCCGCTCGACGATCTCGAACGGCGCTGGTGGATCCACCGTGGTGCTCACGCCGATCTCGCGCGACAATGTCTATGACGATTTCCTGCCGAACGTCAGCCTGCGCGCCAAGCTGGCCCGGGACCTCCAGGCGCGCCTTGCCTTCACCGAGACGCGTACCCGGCCGGGCTTCGGCAGTCTCAATCCGTCGCTAACGCTGGGCCTGGCACCCGGCATCTGCTCCACCGACCCGACCGACATCGACTGCATCCGCACTGCATCCGGCGGCAATCCGAACCTCCAGCCGATCCAGTCGAAGAACTATGACGCGTCACTCGAATATTATTTCAGCCGGAGCGGCTCGATCACGCTGGGCGCCTTCAACCGCGACGTGATCGGCTTCATCAACACCACGCTCACGCAGGTCGAGGATCCCGAATTCGGCCGGCTGAACATCACGCGCCCCGAAAATGGCGGCAAGGGCCGCATCCGCGGAATCGAGGCGGGTTTCCGCACGTTCCTCCGCGCGCCCTGGCTTCCCAGCTGGACGCGTGATTTCGGCGTGCTCGCCAACTACACCTATATCGATCACGAATCCGAACTCCCGCCGACGCAGGCGGTGACGCTGCCCGGCATGCAGCCGATCGCGGGCGTCTCGAAGCATCTCGTCAATCTGTCGGCATTCTACGAGAACCGCTTCTTCTCGGCGCGGGTCGCCTACAACCATCGCTCGAGCTTCACGTCGGTCTACAGCCAGGTCGCGGATCCGGCGCTGCCGACCGGCGCACCGATCCCGACGCTGCCGGTGACGGAGGATGGCCGTGGCGTGCTGGATCTGTCGAGCACGCTCACGCCGGTCGAGAACGTCACGCTCTCGTTCGGCATCTCCAACGTCCTCGGAACCGCCGCGACGAATGCGCGCCAGTTCAACGCCGCGGGCGACACCTATCCATGGCAAACGCGTTTCCTCGAGACCGTATATCGCCTGGGCGTGCGCTTCCGGTTCTAG
- a CDS encoding SDR family NAD(P)-dependent oxidoreductase: MDLKIATKKALVTGSTAGIGLEIARKLATEGASVILSGRDQAKLDQAVASVRASGARDVEGVLADVTTAEGADRLVAAVPAVDILVNNLGIYESKPFAEIADADWQRYFDVNVMSGVRLSRHYFPQMLAKNDGRVIFVSSETGLAVDPGMIHYAMTKSAQLSIARGLAGLTRGTAVTVNSVMPGPTRSDGVVEFLKSVASNPQATAEEAEAEFFAGARSASLLQRMIEPEEIANMVAFLASPLSSATNGAAIRVEGGLINTMA; the protein is encoded by the coding sequence ATGGACTTGAAGATCGCCACCAAGAAAGCGCTGGTCACCGGATCGACTGCGGGCATCGGGCTGGAGATTGCGCGCAAGCTCGCGACCGAAGGGGCGAGCGTGATCCTCTCCGGGCGGGACCAGGCGAAGCTTGACCAGGCAGTGGCGAGCGTGCGCGCTTCGGGCGCCCGCGATGTCGAGGGCGTGCTTGCCGACGTCACCACGGCCGAGGGTGCCGACCGGCTGGTCGCCGCGGTGCCCGCAGTCGATATCCTGGTCAACAATCTCGGCATCTACGAGAGCAAGCCTTTCGCCGAGATCGCGGATGCCGACTGGCAGCGCTATTTCGACGTCAACGTGATGAGCGGCGTGCGCCTCTCGCGGCATTATTTCCCGCAGATGCTGGCGAAGAATGACGGCCGCGTGATCTTCGTCTCCAGCGAGACCGGGCTCGCCGTCGATCCCGGCATGATCCACTATGCGATGACCAAGAGCGCGCAGCTTTCGATCGCACGCGGGCTTGCCGGACTGACGCGCGGCACCGCGGTCACGGTCAATTCGGTGATGCCGGGGCCGACGCGCTCGGACGGGGTTGTCGAGTTCCTCAAGAGCGTGGCGAGCAATCCTCAGGCGACTGCCGAGGAAGCCGAGGCGGAATTCTTTGCCGGTGCGCGCTCGGCTTCGCTGCTCCAGCGGATGATCGAGCCGGAAGAGATCGCCAACATGGTTGCCTTCCTCGCCAGCCCGTTGTCGTCCGCGACCAACGGCGCCGCGATCCGCGTCGAGGGCGGACTGATCAACACGATGGCGTAA
- a CDS encoding family 43 glycosylhydrolase: MRLSFLAPVLASLLAMPAAQAQAPAKGVADDIFADHPSMDRNAVVMPGADAKPVTPFFSERPIGDASIARTAEGGWVLTGTTLRSGARHGVEIWTSRDGKTWKGWGPARIAGDGIVPGDVSERYLAPSVTVAGGTLYLAFSDKTGCARIAIGKAADPGGAFTASPCLVEDASDVSLFIDRDGAGYLLWGGGTIAKLGAGFQKLAEAPRFLKPDQTLFANHPPVGKDWPVRTRVGRTGATMFRDGDRYVIAASEVTGRMRTATEDLFMAEGPTPYGPFSMRTLAVPHTGRGSVVRLDDGTLAAAYNPKCDDGFALFCEQIGLVSLDRAPDGRLRQAASVITEDSAVAARKPLIASESMRDPSVTLGGDGFYYLVGTLDGYGYHKPDGGVKLWRSADLKQWDDLGFVWRWEGMGYDFGKNIAELWAPEIKWVARDNTYYLAFSVMERGVGGKTWLYRSTSGKAQGPYANVTKSYLVKGIDGFPFEDDDGLYFLWGGGSIAKLNAARNGFEGDVRKLVDIDGDAVGYEGNGLIKVNGVYFLTGAEWHGPLRTHGTYDMMYGTSKSLFGPYSQRRMGAPHGGHGTAFADKQGRYWYTMFGNDPTAPWRMKFGLVPIDIGDPASIGVPRIGAAR, from the coding sequence ATGCGCCTCTCGTTTCTCGCCCCCGTGCTCGCGTCGCTGCTCGCCATGCCCGCGGCGCAGGCACAGGCGCCTGCCAAGGGCGTTGCCGACGATATCTTCGCCGATCATCCCTCGATGGACCGCAATGCCGTGGTGATGCCGGGGGCGGACGCGAAACCGGTGACGCCGTTCTTCTCCGAGCGACCGATCGGCGACGCGTCGATCGCGCGGACGGCGGAGGGCGGATGGGTGCTCACCGGCACGACGCTGCGCAGCGGCGCGCGCCATGGTGTAGAAATCTGGACCTCCAGGGACGGCAAGACATGGAAGGGCTGGGGGCCGGCGAGGATTGCGGGCGACGGCATCGTGCCCGGCGACGTCTCGGAACGCTATCTCGCCCCGTCGGTGACGGTGGCGGGCGGCACGCTGTATCTCGCCTTTTCGGACAAGACCGGGTGCGCGCGCATCGCCATCGGCAAGGCGGCCGATCCCGGCGGGGCGTTCACGGCCTCACCATGCCTCGTCGAGGACGCGTCCGACGTTTCGCTGTTCATCGATCGGGACGGCGCCGGCTATCTGCTGTGGGGCGGCGGCACGATCGCGAAGCTGGGGGCGGGATTCCAGAAGCTCGCCGAAGCACCGCGCTTCCTGAAGCCCGACCAGACGCTGTTCGCCAACCACCCCCCGGTGGGCAAGGACTGGCCGGTGCGGACTCGCGTCGGCCGCACCGGCGCGACGATGTTTCGCGACGGCGACAGATATGTAATCGCGGCCAGCGAAGTCACCGGACGCATGCGCACCGCCACCGAAGACCTGTTCATGGCAGAGGGGCCGACGCCCTATGGCCCGTTCTCCATGCGCACGCTGGCGGTGCCGCACACCGGTCGTGGTTCGGTCGTCCGCCTCGACGATGGCACGCTCGCAGCGGCGTATAATCCCAAATGCGACGATGGTTTTGCGTTGTTCTGCGAGCAGATTGGCCTCGTCTCGCTCGATCGCGCGCCCGACGGACGGCTGCGCCAGGCGGCGTCGGTGATTACCGAGGACAGCGCGGTCGCGGCGCGCAAGCCGCTGATCGCCAGCGAGTCGATGCGCGATCCTTCGGTCACGCTCGGCGGAGACGGCTTTTACTACCTCGTCGGCACGCTCGATGGCTATGGCTATCACAAGCCCGATGGCGGCGTAAAATTGTGGCGCTCGGCCGACCTGAAGCAATGGGACGATCTCGGCTTCGTCTGGCGCTGGGAAGGCATGGGCTATGATTTCGGCAAGAACATCGCCGAACTCTGGGCGCCCGAGATCAAATGGGTCGCACGCGACAACACCTATTACCTCGCTTTTTCGGTGATGGAACGCGGCGTCGGCGGGAAGACCTGGCTATATCGCTCGACCAGCGGCAAGGCCCAGGGCCCCTACGCCAATGTGACCAAAAGCTATCTGGTCAAGGGCATCGACGGCTTCCCGTTCGAGGACGACGACGGCCTGTATTTCCTGTGGGGCGGCGGCAGCATCGCCAAGCTCAACGCGGCGCGCAACGGCTTCGAGGGCGACGTGCGCAAGCTGGTCGATATCGACGGCGATGCGGTGGGTTATGAAGGCAATGGCCTGATCAAGGTGAACGGGGTCTATTTCCTCACCGGCGCCGAATGGCACGGACCGCTGCGCACCCATGGCACCTATGACATGATGTACGGCACGTCGAAATCGCTGTTCGGCCCGTACAGCCAGCGCCGGATGGGAGCGCCGCATGGCGGCCACGGCACCGCCTTCGCCGACAAGCAGGGCCGCTATTGGTACACGATGTTCGGAAACGACCCGACTGCGCCGTGGCGGATGAAGTTCGGGCTGGTGCCGATCGATATCGGCGATCCGGCGTCGATCGGCGTTCCCCGGATCGGCGCGGCGCGATAG
- a CDS encoding FadR/GntR family transcriptional regulator, translating into MATRPKDELDSGNQFGRTLTLNLVDAVGSAIVRGEFEGRPFPTEADLSKEHGISRSVTREAIKMITAKGLLGARPKIGTFVQPEESWNLFDIDVLRWLMEQKLSGALLRQFNELRYTVEPQAAAYAARRATPAQVTAILSGLTRMREAAEGNGDPLSADIDFHVAVLRASGNPFLSQFRDIVTTALRTSIRITNRQAGGKACIDDHAAVYNAIAAGKPEAASDAMAKLIGDVLDYIDRSPARD; encoded by the coding sequence ATGGCGACCAGGCCGAAAGACGAACTGGACAGCGGCAACCAGTTCGGTCGGACGCTGACGTTGAATCTTGTCGATGCCGTCGGGAGTGCGATCGTGCGCGGCGAGTTCGAAGGCCGCCCCTTCCCCACCGAAGCCGATTTGAGCAAGGAACACGGCATCAGCCGCTCGGTCACGCGCGAGGCGATCAAGATGATCACTGCGAAGGGGCTGCTGGGTGCGCGTCCGAAGATCGGGACCTTCGTCCAGCCCGAAGAGAGCTGGAACCTGTTCGACATCGATGTGCTGCGCTGGCTGATGGAACAGAAGCTTTCGGGCGCGCTGCTCCGACAGTTCAACGAACTGCGCTATACCGTCGAGCCACAGGCGGCCGCCTATGCCGCGCGCCGCGCAACGCCGGCCCAGGTCACGGCGATCCTGTCGGGCCTCACCCGGATGCGCGAAGCGGCCGAGGGCAATGGCGATCCGCTGTCGGCGGATATCGACTTTCATGTCGCGGTCCTGCGCGCCTCGGGCAATCCGTTCCTGTCGCAGTTTCGCGACATCGTCACCACCGCGCTGCGCACTTCGATCCGCATCACCAACCGCCAGGCGGGTGGCAAGGCGTGCATCGACGACCATGCGGCGGTCTACAATGCGATCGCCGCGGGAAAGCCGGAGGCCGCGAGCGACGCCATGGCGAAGCTCATCGGCGACGTGCTCGACTATATCGACAGGTCCCCCGCCCGGGACTGA
- a CDS encoding LysR family transcriptional regulator, translating to MARIAMERSGEMEVFVRVVQEGGFSAAARSLDLTPSAVSKLIARLEARLGSRLLTRTTRALTLTDEGQAYLDAATRVLQELNSAEQAVSGGAIRGRLSINASVPFGTRFVAPAVPAFLARHPDVTIDLSFTDDIVNLLAQKADLAFRTGDLPSSALLSRKLGESRRIVCASPDYLARRGMPASPADLRHHDCLTFNFRRSRIGWPFREKDEDSEVVVGGSVQVNNGETLRQLVLAGVGIARLGHWHVADDIARGDLVPLLERFTPRDVERISAVHVGGGPVPRRVRAFIDHMVEAVAASPLLR from the coding sequence ATGGCGCGCATTGCCATGGAGCGCTCGGGCGAGATGGAAGTGTTCGTCCGCGTGGTGCAGGAAGGCGGCTTTTCGGCGGCCGCGCGCAGCCTCGACCTTACGCCCTCGGCAGTGAGCAAGCTGATCGCCCGGCTCGAAGCGCGGCTGGGCAGCCGGCTGCTGACCCGGACGACGCGTGCGCTAACGCTCACCGACGAAGGCCAGGCCTATCTGGATGCGGCGACGCGCGTGCTGCAGGAGCTGAACAGCGCCGAACAGGCCGTGAGTGGCGGCGCGATCCGCGGACGGCTTTCGATCAACGCCTCGGTGCCGTTCGGGACGCGGTTCGTGGCGCCTGCCGTCCCGGCTTTCCTTGCGCGCCATCCCGATGTCACGATCGATCTCAGCTTCACCGACGACATCGTCAATCTGCTCGCGCAAAAGGCCGACCTTGCTTTCCGCACCGGCGATCTGCCGAGCAGCGCCTTGCTCAGCCGCAAGCTGGGCGAGAGCCGGCGCATTGTCTGTGCGTCACCCGACTATCTCGCCCGCCGTGGCATGCCGGCATCGCCCGCCGACCTGCGTCATCATGATTGCCTGACCTTCAATTTCCGGCGCTCGCGCATTGGCTGGCCGTTCCGCGAAAAGGACGAGGACAGCGAAGTCGTCGTCGGCGGCAGCGTGCAGGTCAACAATGGCGAGACGCTGCGCCAGCTCGTCCTTGCCGGCGTCGGGATCGCGCGGCTCGGTCATTGGCACGTTGCGGATGATATCGCGCGCGGCGACCTCGTGCCGCTGCTCGAACGCTTCACGCCGCGCGACGTTGAACGGATCAGCGCCGTCCATGTCGGCGGCGGCCCGGTGCCACGCCGGGTCCGCGCCTTCATCGATCACATGGTGGAGGCGGTGGCCGCGTCGCCGCTGTTGCGCTGA
- a CDS encoding FCD domain-containing protein encodes MRIRPCEPMTAISAIEPMAAALAAQFGSTEDHAATAAACDGLSRSGQPLSIGCDAATAFHHVVIAASGNIFYRGIGDAVGAAHRVLARHTVSAAPAGLIRYPRAVTGAIEMRTPERASGDVSWSGCSNRSRGGRPRRDQSRAGDLSI; translated from the coding sequence ATGCGGATTAGGCCATGCGAGCCCATGACGGCTATTTCCGCGATCGAACCGATGGCCGCTGCCCTGGCTGCACAGTTCGGATCGACGGAAGACCATGCCGCAACCGCTGCCGCCTGTGACGGCCTTTCGCGCTCCGGACAGCCTCTGTCGATCGGGTGCGATGCGGCGACGGCCTTCCATCACGTCGTGATCGCAGCTTCGGGCAACATATTCTATCGCGGCATCGGCGACGCTGTCGGCGCCGCGCATCGGGTGCTGGCGCGGCACACCGTATCGGCCGCCCCAGCTGGCCTTATCCGATACCCTCGGGCCGTGACCGGCGCGATCGAGATGCGCACGCCCGAACGCGCGTCAGGAGATGTCAGCTGGAGCGGGTGTTCGAACCGATCGCGGGGCGGCCGGCCGCGGCGTGATCAGTCCCGGGCGGGGGACCTGTCGATATAG